The stretch of DNA GTAGCCCGAGGGGGCTGAGTCAGCGGGTCTCGCGGTGGGCCTGGTGCTTGCGGCAGGTCGGGCAGTACTTCTTGAGCTCCAGCCGGTCCTTGTGCTCGCGCTTGTTCTTCATCGTGGAGTAGTTGCGGTTCTTGCACTCCGAGCACTCCATCGTGATGATCACGCGAACTTCGCCCTTGGCCATGACAGGTCCTTTCGCCGGTAGCGCTGGAGGCTACTTGATGATCTTGGTCACTCGGCCCGCACCCACGGTGCGGCCGCCTTCACGGATGGCGAAGCGCTGGCCCTCCTCCATGGCGATGGGGGTGATCAGCTCCACGTCCATCTCGGTGTTGTCTCCGGGCATGACCATCTCCACTCCCTCCTGCAGGGTG from Actinomycetota bacterium encodes:
- the rpmG gene encoding 50S ribosomal protein L33, producing the protein MAKGEVRVIITMECSECKNRNYSTMKNKREHKDRLELKKYCPTCRKHQAHRETR
- a CDS encoding elongation factor Tu encodes the protein TLQEGVEMVMPGDNTEMDVELITPIAMEEGQRFAIREGGRTVGAGRVTKIIK